In one Thermosipho ferrireducens genomic region, the following are encoded:
- a CDS encoding RAMP superfamily CRISPR-associated protein, which produces MSENQKVKNNLVKELKIFALTMDPVYIGTGGYTIGRVDNTIVREPITRIPKIPGSSLAGVWRYYVALKLHEFLKEEYRISKRKRKDKDIEEIFSQKKKWVLFEGNRYIGIKCAGQDDKPQLNFDDSQFEQKAHCGHCIVCKSFGFSKKDLSWQGLLFFSDLNIFLFPVHTMYGVKWITTASKLKELGIQTDSPGKEKVLANGVDNQHINLGWLYLEIEREHNIDCELLNKNFGSLVQSEDQSKSVFQDEDIIVVPENLISQIINSNLEVRTSVSIDPITGAAKEGALFTSEAIPRGTVLYGNIRIFDKSQFNGINDKLKDLPAKEDIEEALKDSKHFFETLGIGGMTTRGFGRIKIELSDSNDDSETEGDSKGGDS; this is translated from the coding sequence ATGTCAGAAAATCAAAAAGTTAAGAACAATTTGGTAAAGGAACTAAAAATTTTCGCTTTGACTATGGACCCCGTGTACATAGGAACAGGTGGTTATACAATAGGCAGAGTAGATAACACAATCGTAAGAGAACCCATAACACGTATTCCCAAGATTCCAGGATCCAGTCTGGCTGGTGTCTGGAGGTATTATGTGGCTTTAAAATTACATGAATTTTTGAAAGAAGAATATAGGATAAGCAAGCGCAAAAGAAAAGATAAAGATATAGAAGAAATATTTTCTCAGAAGAAAAAATGGGTTTTATTTGAAGGAAATAGGTATATAGGAATAAAATGTGCAGGGCAGGACGATAAACCACAATTGAATTTCGATGACAGTCAATTTGAACAAAAAGCCCATTGTGGTCACTGTATTGTATGCAAAAGCTTTGGATTTTCTAAAAAGGATTTGAGCTGGCAGGGACTTTTATTCTTTTCAGACTTAAACATTTTTCTGTTTCCGGTACATACAATGTATGGGGTTAAATGGATTACCACCGCTTCAAAACTAAAAGAGCTGGGTATACAAACAGATAGTCCAGGTAAAGAAAAAGTTTTGGCAAATGGAGTCGATAATCAGCATATCAACTTAGGATGGCTTTATTTAGAAATAGAAAGAGAGCATAATATTGACTGTGAGTTATTAAATAAAAATTTTGGTTCCTTGGTTCAATCCGAAGATCAATCCAAAAGCGTTTTTCAAGATGAAGACATTATTGTTGTTCCTGAAAACTTAATTTCACAAATAATAAATTCAAACCTTGAAGTGCGTACATCTGTATCGATAGATCCTATTACAGGAGCAGCAAAAGAAGGAGCGCTTTTCACATCAGAAGCTATCCCAAGAGGTACGGTGCTGTATGGAAATATTAGAATATTTGATAAATCCCAGTTCAATGGGATTAACGATAAATTAAAAGATTTACCAGCTAAAGAAGATATAGAAGAAGCGTTAAAAGATTCAAAGCATTTCTTTGAAACCTTAGGAATTGGAGGAATGACTACAAGAGGCTTTGGAAGAATCAAGATTGAATTAAGCGATAGTAATGATGATAGTGAAACTGAAGGGGATAGCAAAGGTGGTGATTCTTAA
- a CDS encoding GntP family permease codes for MWLVILLLLSVFFIVVSTVKWRLHPFLSLLFAAFAFGLLAGMKPVDIINSIKQGFGGTLGAIGIVIVAGTIIGTFLEKSGGAYTMAESVLKITGKKNVPLAMGIIGYIVSIPVFCDSGFVILSPLNKALSKRAGISLAASAIALSLGLYATHTMVPPTPGPIAAAGILGADLGVVILFGLLVSIPALIVGWLFAVNSGKKIKIDPDPELSEADIKKKMEDAPSSFKAFTPIVLPIILILFKSISDLPGRPFGDGLFRSIIGFIGHPITALLIGVLIAFTLPKKLKKEMLSTSGWVGEGLINSAIIILITAAGGAFGKVLQNSGIAQVIGDTLAQANLGIWLPFIIAAGIKTAQGSSTVAIITTASLMAPLMEPLGFTSTAIKALVVVAIGAGSMVVSHANDSYFWVVTQFSRMDIKLGYRLQTLGTLFEGLAAAVIVWIISFAVV; via the coding sequence ATGTGGCTGGTTATTTTGTTACTGTTGTCAGTATTTTTCATTGTTGTTTCTACCGTTAAATGGCGTCTTCATCCATTCCTGTCATTATTGTTTGCTGCGTTTGCGTTTGGACTTCTTGCAGGCATGAAACCAGTGGATATTATAAATTCGATTAAGCAGGGGTTTGGTGGCACACTTGGAGCAATTGGTATTGTGATTGTTGCAGGAACAATCATAGGCACCTTTCTCGAAAAATCTGGAGGGGCATACACCATGGCGGAAAGTGTTCTTAAAATTACAGGCAAAAAGAACGTACCACTTGCCATGGGAATTATAGGTTATATTGTATCAATACCTGTTTTTTGTGATTCAGGATTTGTTATATTAAGTCCACTTAATAAGGCTCTTTCAAAACGTGCAGGGATTTCACTTGCAGCAAGCGCTATAGCTCTTAGCTTAGGATTATACGCAACACATACAATGGTACCTCCTACACCTGGTCCGATTGCCGCTGCTGGAATCCTTGGAGCAGATCTTGGAGTCGTTATCCTGTTTGGCTTGCTTGTATCCATTCCTGCACTTATTGTTGGATGGCTGTTTGCTGTAAATTCTGGTAAGAAAATAAAAATAGATCCAGATCCAGAACTATCCGAAGCTGATATAAAAAAGAAAATGGAAGATGCACCTTCTTCCTTCAAAGCTTTTACTCCTATAGTTCTTCCAATAATTCTTATTCTTTTTAAATCTATTTCTGATCTTCCTGGAAGACCTTTTGGCGACGGCCTTTTCAGATCTATTATAGGCTTTATTGGACATCCAATAACTGCTCTGCTTATAGGTGTGTTAATCGCCTTTACCCTTCCAAAAAAGCTGAAAAAAGAAATGCTTTCAACAAGCGGTTGGGTTGGTGAAGGTCTTATTAATTCTGCTATAATAATACTTATAACAGCAGCAGGTGGCGCTTTTGGTAAGGTTCTTCAAAATTCCGGTATAGCACAGGTTATTGGTGATACACTTGCGCAGGCAAATCTTGGAATATGGCTTCCTTTTATAATAGCGGCGGGAATAAAAACCGCCCAGGGGTCTTCAACTGTTGCAATAATAACAACAGCATCGCTTATGGCTCCACTTATGGAACCGCTTGGATTTACAAGCACAGCGATAAAAGCATTGGTAGTTGTAGCAATTGGTGCTGGTTCCATGGTTGTGTCCCATGCAAATGATAGTTACTTCTGGGTGGTAACTCAATTCTCCAGAATGGACATTAAACTTGGATACAGGTTGCAGACCCTGGGAACCCTTTTTGAAGGTCTTGCTGCAGCGGTAATTGTGTGGATAATAAGTTTTGCCGTTGTATAA
- a CDS encoding 4Fe-4S binding protein, which produces MKLTKFLRTVTEILAFLLFLFLFFNGKLQSWILIFGGLAILSLFFGRFYCGWICPIQTVFRPVGWIYKKLRIKRFSTPKFMKHPVVRYIILLFFIGLLIAIRVLKIKIPLLLFILIGAFIITLFFKEEFWHKVLCPYGAILSIVSQPAMFGLEIEESECIGCGLCQKVCNANAIKSLNNKKRRIINNECLLCFECKNVCPVKVISYKH; this is translated from the coding sequence ATGAAATTAACAAAGTTTTTAAGAACAGTTACTGAGATCCTGGCATTTTTGCTGTTTTTATTTTTATTTTTCAATGGAAAGCTCCAATCATGGATATTGATTTTTGGAGGATTGGCAATTTTATCGTTGTTTTTTGGAAGATTTTATTGTGGATGGATTTGTCCCATTCAAACAGTTTTTAGACCAGTTGGATGGATTTATAAGAAACTAAGAATAAAAAGATTTTCTACTCCGAAGTTTATGAAACATCCAGTGGTTCGTTACATAATCCTTTTGTTCTTTATTGGCTTACTCATTGCTATAAGAGTATTAAAAATAAAGATACCTTTACTTCTATTTATCCTGATAGGAGCTTTTATAATCACGTTATTTTTTAAAGAAGAATTCTGGCATAAAGTTCTTTGCCCTTACGGTGCAATTTTATCAATTGTTTCTCAACCGGCGATGTTTGGACTTGAGATTGAAGAAAGTGAATGTATAGGTTGTGGACTCTGTCAGAAGGTATGCAATGCAAATGCAATAAAAAGCCTGAACAATAAAAAGCGAAGAATTATAAATAACGAATGTTTATTATGTTTTGAATGTAAAAATGTTTGCCCTGTAAAAGTTATTTCTTATAAACATTAA
- a CDS encoding glycerate kinase type-2 family protein, translating to MTKSQKMRQEISEIIKYSIEKVLPDVAVKEELNNLQLNNVYVVAIGKASWRMAKATADVLGKCIKKGIVITKYGHSEGNIEKFIIYEAGHPLPDENTIKATDEVLKMVSNLSENDTVLFLVSGGGSALFEKPAEGVTLENIMKITDKLMKSGANIYELNTVRKHLSQVKGGRFAEHVAPAKLKVLVLSDVLGDRLDMIASGPAYPDSTTSEDALLILKKYKINIDENIKQVILRETPKSVNNATHTIIGNVEKVCQAAASKAIELGYNPMIFTTTLQGEAREAAKFIMSIAKEVIKNNRPVGVPAALIFGGETTVQVRGNGVGGRNQELALAAALDIAGMKNVVLASVGTDGTDGPTDAAGGIIDGDSVQRMKNSGVNPVKYLENNDSYNALKSSGDLLITGPTGTNVNDIIVVLISD from the coding sequence ATGACAAAATCACAAAAGATGAGGCAGGAAATATCAGAAATAATAAAATATTCCATCGAAAAAGTTTTGCCAGATGTAGCGGTAAAAGAAGAATTGAATAATTTACAATTGAACAACGTTTACGTTGTGGCTATAGGAAAGGCTTCATGGAGGATGGCAAAAGCCACCGCCGATGTTCTTGGAAAGTGTATCAAAAAAGGTATTGTCATAACAAAATACGGTCATAGTGAGGGTAATATTGAAAAATTCATTATATATGAAGCTGGCCATCCTTTACCAGATGAAAATACGATAAAAGCAACTGATGAAGTATTAAAAATGGTTTCAAATTTAAGTGAAAATGATACTGTTTTGTTCCTTGTATCAGGTGGCGGTTCAGCGCTCTTTGAAAAACCAGCTGAAGGAGTAACTCTTGAAAACATAATGAAAATAACGGATAAACTCATGAAATCAGGTGCCAATATATACGAACTTAACACTGTACGAAAACATCTCTCTCAGGTAAAAGGCGGAAGATTTGCAGAACATGTAGCGCCTGCAAAGCTTAAAGTTCTGGTGCTATCTGATGTTCTTGGTGACAGGCTTGACATGATAGCCTCTGGCCCGGCTTATCCAGACTCAACAACTTCTGAGGACGCACTGTTAATTTTAAAAAAGTATAAGATAAACATAGATGAAAACATAAAACAAGTTATTCTAAGAGAAACACCAAAAAGTGTAAATAATGCAACACATACAATAATAGGAAATGTAGAAAAAGTGTGCCAGGCAGCTGCTTCAAAAGCCATAGAGCTTGGCTATAATCCTATGATATTCACCACAACTTTGCAAGGTGAGGCAAGAGAAGCAGCAAAATTTATAATGTCAATTGCGAAAGAAGTTATTAAAAATAACAGACCAGTTGGTGTTCCAGCAGCACTAATTTTCGGAGGAGAAACAACTGTGCAGGTCAGAGGAAATGGTGTTGGTGGAAGAAATCAAGAGCTTGCACTGGCAGCTGCGCTGGACATAGCCGGAATGAAAAATGTCGTTCTGGCATCGGTTGGAACAGATGGGACAGATGGACCAACAGATGCTGCCGGTGGAATCATTGATGGCGACTCAGTTCAGCGAATGAAAAATTCTGGTGTAAATCCTGTAAAATATTTAGAAAATAACGATTCATATAATGCATTAAAATCGTCTGGAGATTTGTTGATTACCGGTCCAACCGGCACAAATGTAAATGATATAATTGTGGTATTAATCAGTGATTAG
- a CDS encoding RAMP superfamily CRISPR-associated protein, translated as MKHFESLIEINPEKVKDLNEYIAYCKYFFKYKSEEKIKGYLSGQDIDKDKFDNLCKDFPFLKHDFDKDVNGGKFNVDLFKYLKKNKANNTFKDFPLSWLKDKIIKEDKYLQIDNKTINKLKKISGILESSEIKKYSSSLPKYSFIIWVKIELTAPYFSKDDDEFYIIQNPILKETNFKIPILRGSGLKGSMANAFKNPSESEENSGNRKIMIESFLRIFGTGSESIKCIENYLKKGKKFEEFKKKIVEFILFELGLDVDKKDIETINKAKSDKELFEEFLKDKISEKLEKSQNLPIEFQTHKGRAIFYPIYFDRLSLEIINPHDRIKRAGKNPIHYEIVPEGTKGILQIIYVPYDAVLKKNEEIEKEVCKDLKHLCEAVEKLATNGIGAKTKLGWGSFELKQKIYCVNADLKIENVPEGWKECQS; from the coding sequence ATGAAACATTTTGAATCTTTGATAGAAATTAATCCTGAGAAAGTTAAAGATTTAAATGAATATATTGCATATTGTAAGTATTTTTTCAAATATAAAAGCGAAGAAAAAATAAAAGGATATCTAAGCGGGCAAGATATAGATAAAGACAAATTCGATAATTTGTGCAAGGATTTCCCTTTTTTGAAACATGACTTTGACAAAGATGTGAATGGTGGAAAATTTAATGTAGATTTGTTTAAATACTTAAAAAAGAACAAAGCTAATAATACATTTAAAGATTTTCCTCTAAGTTGGCTGAAAGATAAAATTATAAAAGAAGATAAATACCTCCAAATTGATAATAAAACAATAAATAAGCTCAAAAAAATCTCCGGGATCTTAGAATCATCAGAAATAAAAAAATATTCAAGTAGCCTTCCTAAATACTCATTTATAATCTGGGTGAAAATAGAATTAACTGCGCCATATTTTTCTAAAGACGATGATGAATTTTATATCATCCAGAATCCCATATTAAAAGAAACTAATTTTAAAATTCCAATACTCCGAGGTTCGGGATTGAAAGGGAGTATGGCAAACGCATTTAAAAATCCATCTGAAAGCGAAGAAAATTCAGGCAATCGGAAAATAATGATAGAGAGTTTTTTGAGAATATTTGGCACAGGCTCTGAGAGCATTAAATGTATTGAAAATTATCTAAAGAAAGGTAAGAAATTTGAAGAATTTAAAAAGAAGATCGTTGAATTCATACTATTTGAATTAGGGTTAGATGTTGATAAAAAAGATATAGAGACAATAAATAAAGCAAAAAGCGATAAAGAACTCTTTGAAGAATTTTTAAAAGATAAAATTTCCGAGAAGCTTGAAAAATCACAGAATCTGCCAATAGAATTTCAAACTCATAAAGGAAGAGCTATATTTTATCCTATTTACTTTGACAGGCTCTCATTAGAAATCATAAATCCGCATGACAGAATAAAAAGAGCAGGTAAAAATCCTATTCACTATGAAATAGTACCAGAAGGCACAAAAGGTATTTTACAAATTATCTACGTACCTTATGATGCAGTTTTGAAAAAAAATGAAGAAATAGAAAAAGAGGTATGTAAAGACTTAAAACATTTATGTGAAGCTGTTGAAAAACTTGCAACAAACGGTATAGGTGCTAAAACAAAACTTGGCTGGGGAAGTTTTGAGTTGAAACAAAAAATATACTGTGTAAATGCCGATCTGAAAATAGAAAATGTTCCAGAGGGGTGGAAAGAATGCCAGAGTTGA
- the cmr1 gene encoding type III-B CRISPR module RAMP protein Cmr1 — translation MQEITVKFRTITPLWTGNAWGKCDEIKPAALIGSLRFWFEVICYFSGVVSGEDFDTKLGRFEREVDSKKFKGYLSSNGNSFKDKIKGLLNQNIPLPSIIFGTTNWESLIKIKHIEPIGNYCFGNKLNIPKKICINKNGTNNIKENQECPNRSNNGWSVFYFNNPYFYGQFRVKFLVNESILNEIFYPLLNFMDKYGYWGGKWNIGYGRLKIEKVEFKNKGQWYEREISGEYEFKFSNLHNMLKDKKFINLITNSPNFDNLITKKTSLYILENQFSKNDFKSVIKELLKIKSKKRGIFRNDKEFRHKVFGKTGREDYLPQGSKILPYIYEENGQYHGGFLSIAGLLNLQEETK, via the coding sequence ATGCAGGAAATAACCGTGAAATTCAGAACAATAACTCCGCTCTGGACGGGAAACGCGTGGGGGAAATGTGACGAAATAAAACCAGCTGCTTTGATAGGGAGTTTAAGATTCTGGTTTGAAGTTATTTGCTATTTTTCCGGTGTTGTAAGTGGAGAGGATTTTGATACTAAACTTGGTAGGTTTGAAAGAGAAGTTGATAGTAAAAAATTCAAAGGATATCTAAGTAGCAATGGAAATTCTTTCAAAGACAAGATAAAGGGATTGTTAAACCAAAACATTCCATTACCTTCGATAATATTTGGGACGACAAATTGGGAAAGTTTAATAAAAATTAAACATATTGAACCTATCGGTAATTATTGTTTTGGAAATAAGCTAAACATCCCTAAAAAGATATGTATTAACAAAAATGGCACAAATAATATAAAGGAAAATCAAGAATGTCCAAATAGAAGCAACAATGGATGGTCAGTATTTTATTTTAATAACCCGTATTTCTATGGACAATTTAGAGTTAAATTTTTAGTGAATGAAAGTATTTTAAATGAGATATTTTACCCACTACTAAACTTTATGGATAAATATGGATACTGGGGTGGAAAATGGAACATTGGATATGGAAGATTAAAAATAGAAAAAGTAGAATTTAAAAATAAAGGACAATGGTACGAAAGAGAGATTTCTGGAGAATATGAGTTTAAATTTAGTAATTTGCATAATATGTTAAAAGACAAAAAGTTCATTAATTTAATAACCAATAGTCCTAATTTTGACAATTTAATTACTAAAAAAACATCATTATATATATTGGAGAATCAATTTTCAAAAAATGATTTTAAAAGTGTAATAAAGGAACTATTAAAAATTAAATCTAAAAAGAGGGGAATTTTTAGAAATGACAAAGAATTTAGACATAAAGTTTTTGGAAAAACAGGAAGAGAAGATTATCTTCCGCAAGGCTCAAAAATACTTCCTTACATCTATGAAGAAAATGGGCAATATCACGGTGGATTTCTATCTATCGCCGGATTGCTAAATTTACAGGAGGAGACAAAATGA
- a CDS encoding CRISPR-associated protein Csx11 gives MPELNLKNLEKYKDEILKAEIGTLLFNLGKTHIGFWREKDEQRYFQVHESAFEDIFGYKPFGSYKKYYEKEKDNDKNKDKNKKLPFEWELEKYGLKDFIENQEVKFPFKIDNENGSINWVEFFKGNSSNTEFMKRIFFGGCENINSGIDKGAPKVQMTPPLWLSNAFGSFKRELNEKDYDKRRGCFYQKFYDFLKKKNYFNEPDWIEIRKFVFKEIKTWYSELLSDSRFPVNDVSLWDQAYMTASMFKAVLAQLVLDETLKNKNIENHNYFKKPSEIKWRILGIQYDKLGLAEKGYKPAHIQWYRQTAKEIDDEIKKLLEYEYPIGNEIYRDETGIYFIVGESLGKDKGDLAKLHSDLDEIKCKILNIFKEKTDDEFYPAIILTKASRGLMNLGYLIQKAKENFLKPETIKFNINFANSPDNNDNNKGDAINICPVCQQRLIYEVDKKRNIKPTVCETCYERTYSKRVKEWKENLKNGSKNNETIWLDQIKDKNNRIALVTLKFETEDWLNGNLLNSLLTNKIDSKLYNDIKKNCIEFIKIISGKNFISHNIVILIKNLKNINSSEYGCLMSLESYLEEINKTFTKFRDNEISVFLTKDKNNKLLFAKDYNKNKKKLRNLQDDINLGGGHVIKKTVDWAKDEKIKTLKSNIQKLLHDYFSALEFIGFLKTYSEDSIKGHYKNSFNDFIRQIFFDSIIGTKWEEFIKSKSLCKKIDWSTKKIEWDKLTDEDIDLLATTILQLLLRKNPSPARLRRIWESTLEFMEDIEKNIINLLEIPVWERKGLVLKGKIDKGNIKQTGEELECKNILFWAEPVNDSKNDRVKLYLISSVRDFLNEFGNTKVKKLLKNAQENQEELAGILKSPEKVKENIEFKPEQDSNSLKFKQYDNPDKNYKISEIDIESVYSYKPYFSIIDPTPVSWQFAIPAEYVPKLLEKVEEEYSKRFKYVYGKLPLHVGVIVQNYKSPLYIGVKALRKIRRDTSNIDELYKEIAVSKFCIKQKKKLSFANSEEKANSTENYYSLYWSNSNNKDYEFYIKPDDKWKKWLSTLDKFKNNSKVSIIPNTFDFEFLDSNARRNDIEYYKGKRILPIKSNRPYDTSDWEKFLKFREIFKNAKNRFNTMVSNIYKYLDDWNEQNKESIVKLLISGLVNILELNKNTNKEILKELCDIFELDECENSDAFAEALKRLSPEKVKEKMLLFLDMYDFWHRALKE, from the coding sequence ATGCCAGAGTTGAATTTGAAAAATTTAGAAAAATATAAGGATGAAATATTAAAAGCAGAGATTGGCACTTTGCTCTTTAATTTAGGTAAGACACACATTGGTTTTTGGAGAGAAAAAGATGAACAACGTTATTTTCAAGTTCATGAAAGTGCTTTTGAAGATATTTTTGGCTATAAACCTTTTGGAAGTTACAAAAAATATTATGAAAAAGAAAAAGATAATGATAAAAATAAGGATAAGAACAAAAAACTTCCTTTTGAATGGGAATTAGAAAAATATGGTTTAAAAGATTTTATAGAAAATCAGGAAGTTAAATTTCCTTTCAAGATTGACAATGAAAATGGAAGTATAAATTGGGTGGAATTTTTTAAAGGCAATAGTTCGAATACTGAATTCATGAAAAGAATATTTTTTGGAGGTTGTGAAAACATAAACTCTGGTATAGATAAAGGGGCTCCTAAAGTACAGATGACCCCACCCTTATGGTTGTCAAATGCCTTTGGGAGTTTTAAAAGAGAACTGAATGAAAAAGATTATGATAAAAGAAGGGGATGTTTTTACCAGAAGTTCTATGATTTTTTAAAAAAGAAAAATTATTTCAATGAACCAGATTGGATAGAGATAAGAAAATTCGTGTTTAAAGAAATAAAAACGTGGTATTCTGAACTGCTCAGCGACAGTCGTTTCCCGGTTAATGATGTTTCTCTATGGGATCAGGCTTATATGACAGCATCTATGTTTAAAGCTGTTTTAGCTCAATTGGTGTTAGATGAAACACTGAAAAATAAAAATATTGAAAATCACAATTATTTTAAAAAGCCCTCAGAGATAAAGTGGAGAATATTAGGAATACAGTATGACAAACTTGGTTTAGCTGAAAAAGGCTATAAACCCGCGCATATTCAGTGGTACAGGCAAACAGCGAAAGAAATAGACGATGAAATAAAAAAACTCTTAGAATATGAATACCCAATAGGAAATGAGATCTATAGAGATGAAACAGGGATATATTTTATAGTTGGAGAAAGTTTGGGAAAAGATAAAGGAGATCTTGCAAAGTTACATTCTGACTTAGATGAAATTAAGTGTAAAATTTTGAATATTTTTAAAGAAAAAACAGATGATGAATTTTACCCGGCAATAATTTTAACAAAAGCCTCCAGAGGATTAATGAATTTAGGGTATTTAATTCAGAAAGCAAAAGAGAATTTTTTGAAACCTGAAACAATTAAATTTAATATAAATTTCGCAAACAGTCCTGATAATAATGATAATAATAAAGGTGATGCGATAAACATCTGTCCTGTATGCCAGCAGAGGTTGATTTATGAAGTTGACAAAAAAAGAAATATAAAACCGACAGTGTGTGAAACCTGTTATGAAAGAACGTATAGTAAAAGGGTTAAAGAATGGAAGGAAAACTTAAAAAATGGTTCAAAAAACAATGAAACCATATGGCTTGATCAAATAAAAGACAAAAACAACAGAATTGCTCTGGTTACTTTGAAATTTGAAACAGAGGACTGGCTGAATGGAAATTTATTGAATAGTTTGTTGACTAATAAAATTGATAGCAAACTTTACAATGATATAAAAAAGAATTGTATTGAATTTATAAAGATTATTTCAGGCAAAAACTTTATATCACACAACATTGTAATTCTTATTAAAAATTTGAAAAATATAAACTCAAGCGAGTATGGATGTTTGATGTCGCTTGAAAGTTATTTAGAAGAAATCAATAAAACATTTACAAAATTCAGAGATAATGAAATATCAGTTTTTCTGACTAAAGATAAAAATAATAAACTGCTCTTTGCTAAGGATTATAATAAGAATAAGAAAAAATTAAGAAATCTTCAAGATGATATTAATTTAGGTGGCGGTCATGTAATCAAAAAAACGGTAGATTGGGCAAAAGATGAAAAAATTAAAACTTTAAAAAGTAATATACAAAAACTCTTACATGATTATTTTTCTGCGCTGGAGTTTATAGGATTCCTTAAGACATACTCAGAAGACAGCATAAAGGGACATTACAAAAATTCTTTTAATGATTTTATCAGACAAATATTTTTTGACTCGATTATAGGTACAAAATGGGAAGAGTTTATTAAAAGCAAATCATTATGCAAAAAAATAGACTGGAGCACTAAAAAGATAGAATGGGATAAATTGACAGACGAAGATATAGATTTACTGGCAACAACAATATTACAGCTCCTTCTTCGAAAAAACCCTTCACCTGCAAGATTGAGAAGAATCTGGGAGAGTACACTGGAGTTTATGGAAGATATTGAAAAGAATATAATAAACTTACTCGAGATTCCAGTTTGGGAGAGAAAAGGTCTGGTACTGAAAGGAAAAATTGATAAAGGTAACATAAAACAAACAGGAGAAGAATTAGAATGCAAAAATATTTTGTTCTGGGCTGAGCCTGTGAACGACTCAAAGAACGACAGGGTTAAACTATATTTAATCAGTTCCGTAAGAGACTTTTTAAATGAATTCGGTAATACAAAAGTAAAAAAATTATTGAAAAATGCGCAGGAAAATCAAGAAGAATTAGCCGGGATTCTCAAAAGTCCTGAAAAAGTTAAGGAGAATATTGAGTTTAAACCAGAGCAAGATAGCAATTCACTTAAATTTAAGCAATATGACAATCCAGATAAAAATTACAAAATAAGCGAGATTGATATAGAAAGTGTTTATAGCTATAAACCATATTTTTCAATCATAGACCCAACACCTGTGTCGTGGCAGTTTGCAATTCCAGCAGAATACGTTCCTAAATTATTGGAAAAAGTTGAAGAAGAGTATAGTAAAAGATTTAAATATGTTTATGGAAAGCTACCGCTTCATGTTGGTGTTATAGTACAAAACTATAAAAGCCCACTTTATATAGGCGTGAAAGCTTTACGTAAAATCAGAAGAGATACGTCAAACATAGATGAGCTTTATAAAGAGATTGCGGTTTCAAAATTTTGCATTAAACAAAAGAAAAAATTATCTTTTGCAAATTCAGAAGAAAAAGCCAACAGCACAGAAAACTATTATTCTCTTTACTGGAGCAACTCAAACAATAAAGACTACGAGTTTTATATAAAACCAGATGATAAATGGAAAAAATGGCTCAGCACATTAGACAAATTCAAGAATAATAGTAAAGTTAGCATAATTCCTAACACGTTTGACTTTGAATTTTTAGATTCAAATGCCAGAAGAAATGATATAGAGTATTATAAAGGCAAAAGAATTTTACCAATTAAGTCAAATCGACCTTATGATACATCAGATTGGGAAAAATTTTTAAAATTTAGAGAAATCTTTAAAAATGCAAAAAACAGGTTCAATACAATGGTGAGCAATATATATAAATACTTAGATGACTGGAATGAACAAAATAAAGAGTCAATCGTGAAATTGTTAATTTCAGGCCTTGTAAACATACTTGAGCTTAACAAGAACACAAATAAAGAGATACTAAAAGAGTTATGCGATATATTTGAGTTAGATGAATGTGAAAACTCAGATGCTTTTGCAGAAGCACTCAAAAGACTTTCTCCAGAAAAAGTAAAAGAAAAAATGCTGTTATTTTTAGATATGTATGATTTTTGGCATAGAGCATTGAAAGAGTAA